The Nicotiana tomentosiformis chromosome 9, ASM39032v3, whole genome shotgun sequence genome contains the following window.
CTGGGGCTGACTCTGCTGCTAATGCACTGGATAAGACAGACAGTTTTgatgtagctgcctgcatccagttgttgatacAGGATAAGGTTTGAGAAACCCGAAGTGCAGTCTGGGGGTAAGTAGAAGGTGAGGGCACGGATAGTGGCATAGTGATGGATGGCCCGGATGAAGGAGGAGGCATGACAGCTAAAGGTCCCTCTGCTGTGAAAGGCTCTGACCcggtggccactacccttggctcttcagactggccagtggaggtagtggctttaccctttGCTTTAGGGTTGTCCAGTCCTTGGAGGCTATACCAGGAGAAAGGTTTATTCGGCATCACCTTTGTGTCATAGTGCCTCCCCTCTACCCGTTGGTCCTCGATATACATAGTGATGAAGTTGGGGTAGGGGTAggaccttttttttcttttccggtTGCTTTGGAGATGTGGTGGGACATGAGGTTCCCCATATTAATTAGATACCCCGCCATGATGGAAGCTATTAGGATCGCCCGGTAGAGTGGGATGACACTATCATGCTGGATAGGATCAAGCTAGCTACATACAAATGTGCACTACCATTTGGCTTCAAAGTTGAGGGTATTTCTGGATATTGGGACTCCAGCTATGAGCCAGGCCGGTGTTGTCCCTGGGATGGCTATTACTTCCGCTAGCCAAGGTCGGGTTATTTCATCTAGGGCCATCTTCTCCAAAACCGGCATATTTGTTCAAGGTGATGCCATCAAACAATATCTTCAAGTTTCGTACCTTTGTTACAATGGTGCCCTTTTTTATGTGGGCAACATTTGCGTAGAACTCCTTGACAAGGTACTCATTGTCATCCGGAACTTTTTTGGTGAAGTACTTCCACCTTTTTTCTCTCCTCAAACTGTCTCTTGACATTTGGATTGTGAGGAAAGAGATCTCTTTCTATAAACTGTCGCTCAAGGGTGATCGACTtttggggccaccattcccgAAATTTGAGGTATGCTTTCTCGCTCACGAATCTATCCTCTCATACCTCGAACTTTCTTGATCTAGCAAGACCACCCACATTGGTATCACCCCCTCTCCCGCCATCCGGGACCTCGCCATCCTCATCTACATTGATAGGAGCAGTTGTTGAGGCCGGAGTTGCAACAGGTGGGGAAGATGGCTATGATGCTTCactacctccctctgagccatCAGACGACCCAGAAGAGGAGGTAGCTTCATTGATTAGGCAATAGGGTTGTGATGGGGCCTCTTGTCAAGGCTGTGTAGATTCCCCCTCAGAACTCTTCCGGTATGGGAGATATTAGCTTGTGTCTGATGATTCGGTAGGAGGTCTAGTGAGGGTTTGCTTTTTGCTTATGATTCTTTGAGCTGCTAAGGGCAAAGCCTGCTTTCCTTTGCCCCGGCCTCGGGATGattctgccctcccttttgatTTGTATGCTCCTCCACAAGATCGCACCATTTTCTGCAACACACTATTAGTGAAAAATAATTAGATTTGGGGTTCAACCATGCCTTAAAGCAGTACAAATAAAATTAACAACagtacttctcaaaatagggcATCGCGGACCGCGAAAAAGTGGACGCGGCCGTGGAATGCCCATCGCGGATCACAAAAAAGTGAACGCGGCTGAGAAAAGGTTAGGTTCAGACTACTAGCTCTCTGATCTTGGAAACACGCGGACCGCGAAAAATTAGACCAATCGCGGACCGCAAAAAAATGAATGCTGCCGCGAAAGCAATTAACACACTCTTTGAAGTTCACAAGCGCGGACCGCGAAAACTTAAACGCAGCCGCGAAGGACCAACCGTGGACCGCGTAAAAGTGATCGCGGTCGTGAACTCTTAGCAATCACTCAATAACTAAAAGTTGGGGTAGCACGGACCACAAAAAAAAGGGACGCTGCCGCCTATCCTATCGCGGACCGCGTAAAATGGACCGCGGACGCAAAATTCAAATAAGATCGGTACTAAGAACACTGATAACTTGGTTTTTCACTAAGTGTGCAAAAATTAGTTCAATTAACCATGCAAAGTTACTAACCCCAGCCCCCATTAGGCATATAAACACTACCCACATGTATTTAAGTATCAATTAAGCATTAATTTGAGATCATGGCATGCATCTAAccctaactaaaaagaaaaattaaaacaaagagaaaagaaaaaaaaaaagataaatcacatcatggaattgaacataccagttgtAAAATTATAGTAGGAAATGAACTCTTAATGTGAATGAGATGAAAATTGAGAGCAGGATGAGATGAACAGTGCTTTTTGTGCGGTGAAACGTTAGGGTTCAAAAAGTGTAAAATGTTTAAGGAACCCTTATTTATACTAATCAACTTTGGAACCCACCGCCTTACCTGACCGCAGTCACGAAACTCTATCGTGGTCCGCGCTATGTTACCTTATGTAGACCAGCTTCAAGCACATGGGCGCGGTCCGCGGAATATTGGCCGCGGCCGCGAAATTCAACGACGTCCACGACCATTGGAACGCGTCCGTGATCTTTGAAGGATTTCTTTTTTACATTCCgacttcagagagttggcatttttctcTTTTCAAGTACGCGCCCGCGGACAAAAATGTGTTGTCGCGAAATGCTCATGTGGACCGCAAAAGTTTGGGTGCGGTCCACAAACTTCcaacacttagccaaatttttTCCTGTCAAAATCCTGCACTGCATAACCAGTTCCTACATACACTTCCCAACCAGTTAGTCCAAATAATGCCTAAtctaagaagaaaataaaaagaaagaaaaacacatgggttgcctcccaagaagcacctgatttaacatcgcggcacaaCGCATATTACCATCatcatttgaaatggatcaaGGCCACCACGTGGCTATCATCAATCTTACCAAGGTAATGCTTTAttcggtgcccattgactctaaatatttcaccatttttgtttttcaaatcaagagcaccaaacggagttacatgcaccacttcaaaagggccactccactttgacttgagctttcctGGAAACATCcataaccgagagttgaataaaagaaccaagtcaccctccttgaattctttgttctgGATATATTTGTCATATAAGTACTTCATCttttccttatacaaggacgagctggaataagcatggaaccggaactcatcaagttcatttagttgctctacccagagattggcagctacatcccattcaaggttcaacttctttagcacccacatggccttgtgctctaattcaaccggaatatggcatgctttcccaaataccaaccagTACatagacataccaattggagtcttatAAGTTGTACGATAGGCCcataaagcatcgtcaagtttccttgaccaatcagtccggtttgcattgacagtcttggataaTATGCTCctgatctccctgttggagacctcaacttgtccactagcctgTGGGTGATAaagggttgacaccttatgattgtcaccatacttagaaagtaaagtgtcgaaggctttgttgcaaaaatgagaacccccatcactaatgatagcccttggggtgccgaaccttgtgaagatatttttctttaagaaagtcACCACACTttgtgcctcattgttgggcaaatacacagcttcaacccatttggaaacataatcaatagcaaccagaatataagtgttcccacatgaactcacaaatggcctcataaagtcgatgccccacacatcgaaaatatcaatctcaagaaTAGTGGCGAGGGGAATTTCATTCTTAttggaaattccaccagctctttaGCACTCATCACAATGCCTAACAAGCTCGCTAgcgtctttgtacaaggtaggccaatagaatccacagcttAGGACCTTTGTAGTAGTTCTCTCCCCACCATGATGCCCATTGTAGGGCGAGGattggcaagcttcaagaatactcaattgctCCTCTTCCGGAACACATAtccggataacaccatcattgcaaatcttgaaaagatatggctcgtcccaataataatccaagttGTCCCATTTGAGCTTTCTCCTATCgttagaagagagctcactcgggacaattcaggtcacaagaaagttagccacatcgggGAACCAAGGAATCCCATTCAAATACACGAAGAGGAGTTATTTATCTAGAAATGAATCATTAATCTCGAGGCCATCAtggggcctcccctcctcttccaaacgggacaagtggtccgccacttgattctcactcccttttcgatctaTGATTTCAAGGTTAAACTCTTGTATAAAAAGAACTCATCAcatcaacctagccttagagTCCTTTTTGGTGATCAAGTAACGAAGTGCCGtgtgatcggtgtgcacaatcatTTTGGCACCCATGAGGTACGGCCTGAAATTTTCCATggcgaagacaatggctaataactatttctcggtcaccgtatagtgatttgggcgtcattcattgttttgcttgcataataaaccggatgaaatatcttgttgatatTTTTCCCCAAAATCGCTCCTATCGTAATGtcgctagcatcgcacatgagctcaaatggtaagctccaattgggtgtgttaatgatgggagtggtagtcaatctatacttgagaagctcaaaagctttcatgcaatcatcattaaaCATAaactttgcatctttttccaacaacttgcacaaggggttcaccacttttgagaaatccttgatgagccttcggtaaaaccccgcgtgacCAAGAAATCTCCTCACtaatcacttcaatttttgctttgtccacttcaataccgttctttgagatcttatgatcgaggacaatgccctcctcgaccataaagtggcacttttcccaattaagcactaagttggtctcttcacatcgggccaacactttgtcaagattatccaagcattcttcaaatgaatcctccacaacactgaaatcatccatgaacacttcgaggaagtcctccactatatccgtaaatattgccatcatacaccgctgaaaggtagccggtgcattacacaaaccaaacgacATCCGTAAGAATGCAAATGTGTCATACGGGCAggtgaaggtggttttctcttgatcttcaggtgcaatgagaatgtggttgtacccggagtacccatccaaaaagcaataataagcacgccCGGCAAGTCTATCCAATATTTGGTCAAGAAATGGCAATGCAAAatggtctttgcgggtcactttgttcaactTTCTATAATCCATGAATACCCTCCACCAACCGGTAATAGTTCTGgtggggatcaactcatttttatcatttgtgatcacagtcatatcccccttcttcgggacacattgtaccggcgaagtccatgaactatccaaaatggggtacacaacccctgcatctagcCATTTGATTATATCTTTCTTGACGACGtcttgcatggcctcattcaaCCTCCGTTGATGTTCCACGaatggtttggcatcttcctcgagtatgattttgtgcatgcaaaaggcagatcttataccccgaatatcagCCAAAGTCTATCCTATtgccttcttccttctttgaagcactgTAAGGGTGGAATCTACATGCACATTAGTTAAGCACGAAGAAAGAATAACAAGTAATGTAgaacaagggcctaagaactcaTACCTAAGGTGTAAAGGTaagggcttcaactccaatgttgatcgctcctcgattgagggctttgttggcggAGTCTTCCGATTCTCaaggtccaaggaaagtttacagggtccatatgtgtaggatcccattccttgcaaagcatttgcaCATTCTATCAAGCCTGCCTTCTCATCATcctcatgattcaacaacacaacttccagagggtcttccacattgatcataGCATTCGtctcatcaacaatcacctccgtCACAAGATCCATAAAAGAGCATACTTAGTTGCTATTAGGATGCCTCATTgacttgcacacgtggaacataACTCTTTcatcgcccactcggaaggtgagctCCACATCTTCCACATGAACCAATGCCCTCCCTGTTACTAGGAAAGGTCTCCCTAATATGATTGGCACCTCATAGTTAACTTCGCAGTCGAGAATCACAAAATATGCGGGAAGAATGAACTTGTCGACCTGaactagaacatcatcaataatccCCAGCGGCCTCTTCATTTTCCGGtctgccatttgcaacctcatggaagtaggtcttggtttcccaataccCAAtgtcttgaacatagaatatggcataaaattaatgctcgctcccaaatcacacaaggctttggcgaaatcggcactaccaatagtgcatggaattgtaaaggcatcGAGATCCTCTAGCTTTGGAGCCATGGATTGCATAATGGCACTCACTTtatgtgtcattttgatcgtctCACAATTCATTaacctcttctttgttaccaagtccttcatgaacttggcatatcccggtaTTTGTTCTAGAGCTTCTACCAAAGGCACGTTGATGGAcaaactcttcatcatatcaatgaatttcttgaattggttttcattgtttttctttgcaagcctttgaggatatggtggaGCAGGCCTTGGCAAAGTGGCCTTGGCTTTGGGCACTACCATttccggtatgtctatcacgtgttccctagacgggttcacatcattttgTGTCTCCTCCAAGTTGTCATCAATATCCATCCTCACTTCATCATTAacattctcatcattggcttgGATCTCATCATCTACTTGCACAACCAAATCATCATTCACAATCTTTCTTGGATTGGAGGTACTTGCATCTCCACCTTtaccgcttcttgtggtcaccgccatagcatggcctgTATTGTTCCCACCATTCGGGTTTACTACCATATCACTTGGTAGTACCCCCCCCCTTAGGGCaagtattcaatgcttgagaaatttgactcATTTGTACTTCCAAATTGCGGATAGAAGTAttgtgggaggctatttgggcatcgtAGTCGGCATTTCTTTCCATCATTTACTTAAACATACTTTTTATCTGCCCCATctcattatttgaagaactttTCCCTTGAGAtggatatggaggcgggttgttgggttgttgatacatcgggggcctttgaaagcgcgacccccgattgccttggttattgtttctccaacccccttggtttccattgcctccccaattgttattattgttgccaCTCCAATTGCTATTATTgtttcctccccaattgccttgttGATTACCCCAATTTTggttgttgttcccccaattgttcggattgttgttgt
Protein-coding sequences here:
- the LOC138898706 gene encoding uncharacterized protein, with product MVVNPNGGNNTGHAMAVTTRSGKGGDASTSNPRKIVNDDLVVQVDDEIQANDENVNDEVRMDIDDNLEETQNDVNPSREHVIDIPEMVVPKAKATLPRPAPPYPQRLAKKNNENQFKKFIDMMKSLSINVPLVEALEQIPGYAKFMKDLVTKKRLMNCETIKMTHKVSAIMQSMAPKLEDLDAFTIPCTIGSADFAKALCDLGASINFMPYSMFKTLGIGKPRPTSMRLQMADRKMKRPLGIIDDVLVQVDKFILPAYFVILDCEVNYEVPIILGRPFLVTGRALVHVEDVELTFRVGDERVMFHVCKSMRHPNSN